AGCTTACAAGGCTCACCTGCACTCACGCTTGGCGAATCGAATTTGTCGGGTTTTAAAAGAAATCCCCGCGCAATCCCCGACCATCATCTTCGACAAGGCGAAGAAAATTCGATTTCATGAGCTCTTTTCTGACAGACAGGCAATCAGCATCAACGTGGCCGCATCCAACGACGGGGGCAAGATTCCTAATCATTTGATTGGCAGTAAACTGCGCGAGGCAATCAACGATAGTTTTCAACATCACCTGAAAATCACACCTAACCAAAGTTCCTGGGGCGCCGCCATCGGGATCACCGGCTACTTCCACAACAAACGCCTGCTGGTCAGTGTCGATACTACCTTTGAGAGCCTTCACAAGCGAGGATATCACGTTGATGGCCATCCGGCTCCTTTGAGTGAAACGCTCGCCGCCGCACTACTTGCGGTCTGCGAATACGACGGGACCACGAGTTTCCTGGATCCCATGTGTGGCAGTGGCACGATCGTGGTCGAAGCCGCCCAGATTGCGACCAACCGGGCCTCTCTGATACACAGAAAGAAAGGCGGGTTTGGGTTTGAGTATCTGCATGATTTTGATGCAAGGCTTTGGCAGAACATTCGGGACCAGGCGCGTGCGGCTGAGCGACCCGCGAAAGTACAAATATTTGCTTCTGACATCGAGCCTCAATTTGTGGAGATCGCTCAAAAAACCATCACGAAAGCTCAGTTGGAAACCGCTGTTCAGCTTGAGACAAAAGACTTCTTCAGGACAGATAAACCGGCTGAGCGCGGGCTCCTGATTGCCAATATCCCTTATGGCCTTAGAATGACGGGGCAAGACGTCAGCGCGGAATTTTTGCGATCCATCGGTGACCACCTCAAAAATCACTTTAAAGGGTGGCGCTGTGGGATTCTCGCTCCCGCTTCATCGCCGCTAAAGGAAATCGGACTTAAGCCTAAAAAGCAGGCGCCGTTTACGAATGGCGCCTTCCCCGTCAAACTTGTCATCTTTGATATCTATTGATCTTGATTGGCGCCCTGGGGACTTAAGGATCAGCCACTGAAGAGGTACAAGCAAAGTTCTGCTTGAAAGGCGCAGGGGCTATTGGCTCATCTTCAGGCATTAGAAAGCGATAAATAAATAATCTGACGAAAACTGAAATTATGGAAAAGCTGCTGAAGCTATTGCAGTCGGACAGGGAAGTGAATTTCTTGCTGTCACTGGAAGAGAAAGACCTGACGACGCTGCTGATAGCCATCAGAGAAAGAATCGAGCCGATAAAGTAGGTGTCGGCGGCGAACTTGCTTCCACTTTCGGCTTACAATCTTTTCATCTTGAAAATATCCGTGGTTCGGCAGTAAATGTCATTATCGCCCATTCTTGCGATTATCTTTGCCTTCAGAGGATCAATTTTTCCTTGGGTCAGGACATTATCCTTAACGTGCACCATAAGCACTTCGCCGAGAATGATCGTGCTCCTTGTAGGTTTGTGGCCAAGTTCCAAGATCTGTACTAACCTGCACTCCAAGCTGATTGGTGCTTCAGCTATACGAGGCGATTTAACCATCTCGCTTTTCAGGGCAGTAAGTCCTACTTCCTTAATTTCATCGATCCCGGGAGCATAAGCTGCCGCAGCCTGATTCATTGCCTCTGCCAGATTCTCATCAACCATATTAACTACAAAATCGCCTACCGCTTCTATATTTAGAATGGTATCCTTTTTCTTGTTTCCACGTCGGCCAGCTCCAAAGGCAACTATCGGCGGATTTAGCGTTAAATAGTTGAAGGCACTAAAGGGAGCAGCATTATATCGCCCTTCAGCATCAACTGTCGAAATGAATGCTATTGGTCTGGGGGCGACAATGCTAGAAAAAAAATTGTGCAGCTCTTTTCCATGAAGCGCCAAAGTTTCTATCTTCATATTTTCCCCCTGCAAAAAATACCATCATGAAACGACCATTGTCTAAATGGTCGTCACCGGCAAGATTCTATAGCGATACTTTTTCAAACAATCGGAAGGTCAGTCTTTGGTATAAAACATTCGTCAAATATGACACTAGAATTGTTGACATATCAGGGACTGATCTTCCGTTGATATATTCTGTCCTTTACGCCAGCTATTTCCTATCAACCAAATCCTTCAGCTCTTTCCCCACCTTAAAGAACGGCAGCTTCTTTGGCCGCACCTTAACATCTTTCCCTGTCCTGGGATTCCTTCCTGTATATGCCTTGTATTCCCTCACCGTAAAGCTTCCAAAGCCTCTGACCTCAATACGACCTCCCTTTTTCAGAGTGTCGGCAAATCCGCTGAAGATCAGATTAATTGTGTCTATTGCATTTTTATCGGTCAGTTGTTCTTTTGCGGCCAGAGCTGCGATAAGGTCTGATTTTGTCATTACGGTAGTCTCCCTGAAATATTTAATTATCTTGATTTATTGTGAATGATATGACTATGTTGACCTATAAGTCAATAGAAATTGAGCTTAAATGTTCCATACCGTGTAGCATAGATTATTCATGGGTATCCATAAAAGTTCTGTTTGTCAGGGGGGGAAAGGGGCAAGAATGCGTTACAGATTGCTTGTGCTTCTTTTAGCCGTATGTTCCTGTCTTTTCAGCCCAGGATGCACATATCGAGCATGGTATGAAGGATTTCAGGAAAGACAGCGCATGGAATGTAACGAAAATCGTAGCCAGAGTGAAATTCAGAAATGCGTGGATAGAGTGAATGGCACGACCTATGACGAATATGTGAAAAGCCGGGAGGCGGGTAAGAAACAGTCCCGGTGACGTGAAAAACAATACCCGAAGGGAGATTGGCATGTACAAAGTGAGCGTGATGTATCCGAACCAGAAAGATTGCCATTTCGATCTGGAATACTACCGCACGAAGCATATGGCTCTTGCGGAAAAGCATTTGAAGCCCTTCGGCCTCCTGCGGACAGAAGTTCTGCGGGGCATCTCAGGTGGTGGCGGTCAGCCAGCGCCGTACGTTTGCATCGGCAACCTCTATTTCGACTCGGCCGACGGCTATGAGAGAGGCGGCGCAGCCTCTGGGGGTGTTTTGCGCGCAGATATTCCCAATTTCACCGATGTGGCACCCATTCGCCAGATTAGTGAAATTCTAACCGTTGGTTGACGACGGCAGCAGATAACCGCTCTTAATTCCTTCAAATACAAAGACGCGGGGCGGCTGATCGAGCCACGCCATTGAATGCCGTTTGCAAGGTTGATTGTAAAAACATGACAGCCCATTGTAAATTTTGAGATCATGGGATCGTCTTTTTCAGTGGTAGTGACCTTCACCGAATGAAAGGATCCCTGTGTGGGGAAGAAAGTGAATTTATGGCTCGCTTGTGTGACAGAATAATCAACTTTATCTACCAAAAAGCAACCATGCGGGGAGAACATCACGGTCTCTTGACCGTTTTGGGAGGTCTCTTTTTTTCCGGTGCGATCCTTTTCATTATCTTTCTGGCATTGTTATCCGACAAACTGCTGGGCTTGCACGCATGGCCATCCTCGCCGTCAAACCTAATTCTGTCCATTCCCTTGCTTGCGGCCGGAATCTGGCTTTGGCTATGGTCCGTGCTGATATTTATCAAATCGAAAGGCACGCCGGTGCCTCTCAGCCCGCCCCCGAAGCTTGTTGACACCGGACCTTATCGCCACTCGAGAAACCCCATGTTATCCGGTGTATTCCTTATGCTTTTCGGCGTCGGCTTTCTGTTTCAATTGCTCTCGTTGGTCATCATATACACGCCGCTGTTTATAGTGCTTATCTTTCTTGAATTCAAGATGATTGAAGAGCCGGAACTCGAAAAGCGGCTAGGCGCAGCCTATGTGGAATACAGGCAAAAGGTCCCCATGTTCTTCCCGTATCCAGGCCACGGCAAACATTGATGCTCTTGAAAGGACGCTAGCAAATACAAAGCGAGAGTTTGGGAGGTTGGCCTGGATCAATGATAACGGTTTGAAAGGAGGCGTGCGGTTCCCCGTTAATTTTGGCTTCAGATTGTGATACGATAAAGGGAAATAAAAAAAGACCATAGAGAAGGGAAAAGTGTTAAAGGGTAGCTTATACATAAAGTATTTTATTTCATACTCGGCAATGATTCTTGCCGTCGTAATCGGTGGAGGATCACTTCTTCTTTTCGGAGTATTTCTCCTCATCGGACCCATTCCCGTCATTCGCTTTGACTTTTCGGAAAACCAGATTCTGCTTTGGAACGCATCCCTCTCTATCCTGTTCTTCATTCAGCACAGCGGAATGGTACGCACGTCGTTCCGGACTAGGCTCGTTCATATCATACCGCCCCATTACCATCCGGCCATCTATTCCATTGCATCCGGCATTGCACTGTCAATCGCGGTTCTGCTTTGGCAACCGTCGCAAACGGTTATAATTCATACCGAAGGCCTCCTCCGCTTGGTAGCTCAGGCTATCTCGGTCCTTGCCATTATTGGCTTTTCATGGGGGGTGCAGGCGCTCGGAAGCTTTGACACATTCGGACTGGTCCCCATCAAGGTTCATCTGCGCAGCAAGCAACTCCGACCCCCAGTCTTTGCCCTTCGCGGTCCATATCTCTGGGTCCGCCATCCTCTCTACTTTTTCATGATTGTCCTCATTTGGTCGGCCCCTGACGTAGGTTCGGACCGCTTGCTTTTCAACATCCTTTGGACTTTGTGGATCGTCGTCGGCTCATTCCTTGAGGAAAGAGACCTTATCGCCGAATTCGGGGAAAAGTATCACCAGTACCAAAAGACCGTCCCAATGCTTTTCCCGCGGCGGTTTCCTCTGCCCTGGGGAGGGGATAAATGGCTGCCATAGAATCATCTAAGTTTATCATCAATAATATTATACAAATACAAGTCGTTAGTTTCAACCATGATCTTCGTTTATTCAATACGGCTTAAAACGCGCAGGTTCTGAAAATTTATTCCATTGCACAGGTGCAAAATTTAAGGCTTTTTAAATATGATTTAAGAAAATGTATGAAATGATAATAATAGCGTATATTATCTACATGTTAGAAAGCGCATTGCATCTAATAGTAGTGTAGCCGGATTGGAATTGCGGTGAGGAATACCATTTATAAGCAGTTATTAGGAGGTTTCACATTTCCACGATAGAGAAGATACCGAAGGATAATCTTCGGGACGCTGAAGATGAAGGCCGGTGGGGGATTCCGTGAGAGGCAGCAGGCCTTTAAGAGGATCGTGGGGCTTGCTGAAGTTTTTCGATTAGATCACGAATGGCTCGAGCGTCGTTTTTGAGATGCCCATGGCTCACAATGGGGTTGCTTCCTCCCACTGAATCAATCCGGATTTCGGACCATATCAAACCTGTTTGGATATTGACCGAAGCCACTTTGGAGATCGCAATGCTCTCTTCGTTGGAACCGAAGAGTCGTGGCTTAATCCGTGAAACCCGGTTTTGATTTATTTCAATACGTACTGGGAAAAGCAGGTTGCCTGAACTCAACCGGCTGGCGGTGAATACATGGTTATCGTCAACCATCGCTTCCTCCTTTGGTTCGATAATTAAATTGATAAGGCATCGTTTTTCACGGTGAGAGTATATGGGGAAGGACATCGTGTGTCAAGATGAGTTTGACCGCAAATCTGGGATGCGGTATCGGTGATCATCTTCCGGAATAAAAAGACGGATGGTAGGATCTTACCATCCATTTTCCATTTCCCCAAAAAGCGAACTGGGGGGCACGCTTCTTATCTGGCGATGTGTTACCGTTTGAAAGTAAATTACCTTGACAGGAACCATAAATATTTATAGCTTTTCAAGCGGGAAAAGATAATTTCCCCCGCAAGGATTTATTATGAGGAAGTTTAAGCATATCCACTGGGAGTCAAAGTTTTCAGTTCATGTTGACGAGATTGATGCGCAGCATCAGAAGCTGTACGATATCACCAATCGGATGGTGGATATCTACAATAACAATCCTGAAGACTGTTTAAATATCATCCACGAACTCGTTGAATACGCCGTCATTCACTTTCGTACCGAGGAGAGAATCCTGATCAAATGTGAATATTCTGCTTATGAAGAACAGTTTCGTGCCCATGAGAAATTTTATGATAAAGTGGATGTATTACTGCGGGACTTTAAAAGACAAAAAAAAGGATTATCGCTGGATATTGTTACTTTCTTGATTGACTGGATATATACGCACACAACTTCTATGGATTTGAAAATAGGCGAATATATCCTAACATGTGGATATCAGAAATAAATCAAGCGATCTCATTCCGCAAATTTATGACTCAGGTAATTCCTCAGAGGACAACGACACAGAAATTGCTTCCCGTTCAAAGATGAATCCCGAAATTCGCATGACAACCATTCTTCCTGACACTGAATAAATTCGCCATTCACAACATCTTGAACCTTGCAAATGTTTTCAAATCGAAGGGATGATATTTTTCCGGGTGGGGGTGGCACTGGGAAATTGTCTTTAGAAAATATTCAATAATTTTAAATATTGAAGGGATTTTTTGACGTGCCTTCCCCCCATTTTTCCCCCAATTTCTCACCCAGGGGTAGATATAGGATATAAATTCCGTAAATAATCACAAAAAAAGGGTTAACCATTTCATTGGATAACCCCTTGTTTTAATAATTGGTAGCGGGGGTAGGATTCGAACCTACGACCTTTGGGTTATGAGCCCAACGAGCTACCGGACTGCTCCACCCCGCGTCATCCTTTGTTTTCTGCGCTGACCTATAGAGAGAAGACGCTCATTTGTCAAGGATTTATTTCAGGTATGGTCTGCTAAATTGCTTCCAGAACGCTGTAAACATCAAGCCGGCGTTCAATTCCCTTTATGGGAGGCAGGGCAACTATCTCCGCTCGGACGCGCTGTTGAACAAGGCGATAAGTGTCTTCACAGATCAGGATTTGATTCACTTTCGCCAGGCCCTCCAAACGGGAGGCCAGGTTTACGGGCGGACCAAAAACGGTATATTCCTTCTTTCTCGACGAGCCAAAGATCCCGGCCATCGCCACCCCCGTACTGATCCCGATACCGATTCCGATTTGGCGGCCCGACCCGCCCGCCTTCTCGTTCATAATTTCCATCGTTTCTCTCATTTGCAGGGCGCTCATAACGGCCCTGATCGCATCATCTTCATAGGCTACGGGGGCTCCAAAAACGCCCATGATGTTGTCGCCGATATGCTTGTCCAGCGTGCCGTTAAACTCGAAAATGATGTTGTCGAGGGGCGAGAAATAGCGATGGTTCAACATGTCGCCCAAGTCTTCAGGTTCCATTGTTTCCGCCATGGCAGAGAAGCCGCGGATATCAGAAAAGATGACGCTCACCATTTGCCGGCGGGGCCGGATATTATTTCCTTCCCGCTGCAACTCCGTGATGATCTGATCGGAGACAAATTGCTTGAGGCGCTTCTTGAGATTATACTCCCGCACCTTGGCCTTTAATTCGCTATTTTCAAAGGGTTTCGTAAGAAACCCGTCAATCCCGGCATTGACCGCCTCAATCGCGCTTTCCATCGTCGCGTAGCCGGTCAACATGATCCGGGTAATTTCAGGGTTCAGATGGCCGATAGCCGTGAGTGTTTCCAGCCCATTCAAGCCGGGCATCTTATAATCAGAGATTACCGTTTCAATCGCCCGTCCATTGTTACCGACGATATTGATGGCCTGTTCGCCGTTTTCGGCCAGGAGGACATTGTACCCGTCTTTTTCCAAGACCTTGCGCAGAGATCGCCTTACGCCTTCTTCGTCGTCAACAACTATCAGGTCAATCATGCCTCTCTCCTGTGGCAGGGTAGTTCGATGATCATTGCTGTTCCCCTGCCCTCTTCGCTCGTCACATCAATGCTGCCGCCATGCAGTTTAATAATCTCGTGGGAAATATAAAGGCCAAGTCCGGTGCCCTCGCCCACCCCTTTGGTCGTAAAAAAAGGTTTGAAAATATCCTTCTGCTGTGCCGTCGGGATGCCCTTGCCCGTATCCTGGCAGGTGATGACGACGCCATCCCTTTCCTGACAATAACTTGTCGTGAGGGTGATCCTGCCGTGGCCGTTCGGCAGGGACTGGATGGCATTTTTAATCACGTTGATAAACACCTGCCCGAGATTGGCAAAATTTCCTTCTATTACCGGCAGGTTTTCATCATAGTTTTTTTCGATCTCCACGCGGAGATATTTATACTGGCTGTATAGAATCCTCAAGGCGTCATCTATCGCCAGATTTACCAGCACCGGTTCGACGTACACCTGCGTCTGGCGGGAAAGGTCAAGCAAACTCCGGACTATATCCCCCATGCGTTTCAGTTCTTTCAAGGAAAATTTAAGATCATCCACTACTTCAGCATCCGATAACTCCGCCTTCGAGATGGTTTCCAGGCTGCTCTGAATAAGGCTGGAGGCACTGGACAGAGGATTATTCAGTTCGTGAGCGGCGCCGGCTACCAATTGTCCGATAGCGGCCAGACTTTCCGACTGAACTAACTGTTTTTGCGTTCTTTCCTTTTCCTCCAGAGTTTTACGCAGCGACGCTGTTCTTTGCACCACCTTCCGCTCCAGATCAACATTCAATTGCTCGATCTCTTCATAAGCATGGGCATTTTCTATGGCCGTCACGCTTTGATTGGCAATGGTAGTCAAAAGTTCCATATCTTCATGAACAAAGAGTTCCCCTGATTTTTTTTCACCCAGCGCAATCATCCCGACCAACCGCCGGCCGGAAAGCATCGGGATGACCATGGTTGCCTGAAGAAGATTGAAGAATTGAAGGTGCTGCTCCCGGAGTTTATGATCCGGCGTCATCCGCTCCACGGCAATTTTGCTTAAGGGCGCGGCCGTTTCTTCAAGAAAGTTAACTAAGGGATGGTTGCGGTCGAAAGTAATCCCTCCCAGGACATCCTCCCCTGTTTCTTCTTCGCTGTAAGGAATAAAGCGCGCCGTGCCGCTATCATAAAGAAACAGAAAAATGCTGCTTGTCTGCAGGGTTGAGGAAATGGAATGCAGCAAAAGTTCCCTGATCTGGTATAATTTTAAAAGGGTGGCCATTTCACCGCTGATTTTTTTGAGCAATTGCTGGTAATCGTAGCGTCCCCGAAAAAACATATTGTCAATGACCCGCCGCACCTGCTGTTTGATGGGATCAAAGAGGAGCACCATGAGCAAGGCCAGAAAAAAGGGAAGAAAAATGCTGTTTCCCCCGGCGAGCGGCAGGTAACTGTTGATAACATAAATAATGGCAACGTAAAATAACGTCAGCAAGACCGTCAGAATAAAATAGATCGTACCACGACGGATCGCGGCGCCGATATCGAGGAGATCATACTTCAAGACGCCCAGAGCCAGAAAAATCCCCGGAATAAAACTGAAATTGCCGGCCGGATAAATAGCAAAACCCAGGACGGGTAGAATATTTAGAATAAGAAGCACAATACTGAGTCCAATGCCTCCCAGGATGTACTTAATCCTGTTTTTCAGCTCGTTATTCCGGGCCTTCCTGATGGCAAAAAATAAAGTAATAAAACAATAACCTACGGTAAGACCGGCAGCAACCGCAAAGGCGCGATAGATTGGCCCGGCCTGCGCAATGCTGCCAAAACTGTATGTATTTAAACCACTGATAAACAGGGAGGAGGGGGTAAAAAAGAGGAAAACCAAACTGCAGAAATAGGCCAGATACTCCAGCCACTCTCGTCTTTTAATGCCGATAAAGGCATGCACAAACTGGATAAAGACGGGCAGACTGAAGACGAAAAAAAAATAGGTGCCCCTGTCCACTTTAAGGGCCACGCTCTTGTCAACGATCAGGGAAACTAAAGCCACGTCGGCATTTATAAGGGCTCCAAAAAAACATAAGCCCGCAAACAAGGTGTTGGCGGGATTTTTTCTGCCCCGCATCAGCGAGATCAGCGACAGGAAAAAGAATACTAAGCAACCAAGTATGGGAGGAATCGCGTAAGCATACGAAGTGGACAGGTAATGCGGCATGTGCCCGACCCTTCTCCTTCTAACACGCTAACCCCGATAAACGGGGTAAGAAAGCTCACGAAATTATTTCCTGCCAAAAACGCAGAAAATAATTCCTAACTTTCAAAATACAAATACGGCCAAGGCAATGACGGTCGTATATCCCTGATTCTTAACGATGCTGGACTGTGTTATATTGCGCGTGCTGACGATCTTGCCGCTTATTTTAAATATCTCCTTTTTTTCATCCCAACTCTCATCAATATTGAAATCAATACCTAGCGTGGAGGCCAGCATGGCCGCCGCCAGATCTTCCGCATAATCGCCTGCCTGTCTTTCCGTCTGACCGAAGGAATGGTGCTCGCTGATGTAACCGTAGGCATTCTTGTCGGTCGGAATGGCGCATCCCACCGAGGCGGCCAGCAGCCTGCGCGGCTCATTGCTGCAACAGCGGCTGAGCACGCAGTAGGTGATTGCGCCCGGCTGCAATGATTCCAGACCTCGCGCCTTGGATATCACCTTGCAGTGCGGCGGCTGGATGCTGGAAACCTGCACAAGGTTACACTTTTCAATGCCGGCGTCCCGCAGTGCCAGTTCAAAAGAATGGAGTTCCTCCTTGTGGGTGCCCACGCCTTTGGTAAAAAACATCATTCTGGGAACAAATACGCTCAATTTCCCCCATCTCCTTATATGTTAACTGTATCCGGCGTCAAATAGCCCATCAGACGATAGACCAGCTTGGCCGCCAGAAAATCGGGGGCCACCAGGCCGGGCACAGGCGCCAATTCGACCACATCAAAACCCCTGATCCGGCGCCGCCGTGATAACTCCCTCAACAGGCTTATAACATCCCTCCAGGCCAGCCCGTCCGGCTCCGGCGTTCCTGTAGACGGCATGATAGCCGGATCGAAAACATCCAGATCTATAGTTACATACACATCACCGGATAAATATTCAAGAACCTTTTCCTGCCAGCTCTTATCAGCGCGAATAGCATCAACAGTCAAGGTCCGCACCGTGCCGGCAGCCATAAAAACGGCCTCTTCGACACTCATACTCCTGATGCCAACCTGCACCAGCGGGCATATTTCGACAATCCGGCGGGCCACAGCAGCGTGACTGTAAGGACTGCCCTGATAGGAATCCCGGAGATCTGCATGGGCGTCTAATTGCAGGACCGATAGCGCCGGATATTTTTCCTGCATAGCCTGCACCGCACCAAGAGATATACTGTGCTCGCCTCCCAGCATGACGGGAATTTTACCATGCACAAGGACGCGGGTTATCTGCTCGCGTACCGAGGCAACCATTTCCTCGGGACCACGGGCATCCGCCGCCAGGGGGACAAGGGTATGGATGCCGGCCAGATAGGTTTCTTGTCTCAACTCCTCATCATAGAGCTCCATATTCGCCGAGGCGTCCAGTATAGCGCCCGGACCACGTCGGGAACCGGACTGATAGGTAGACGTCAGGTCATAAGGAACGGGGACGACCACGAATTTTGCGTCTGCCAGGGATGAATGGGAATCTATGCCGCCGTAATTCATATTTATCTCACTAACATACTCACGTCTATCTGTCCAGTTCTACGCTCAAAAGCGCTTCTGCGGCAGCCGGAAAGTAGAGAGGGTAAAATTGCCGTCCTCATAGCAGAGATAAGAGTAGTGCCGCACCCAATCGCCCAGAAGTACCAGTGTCCTTGGGGCGCCGTTTACCGTAGATGTTTCCAATAGATGCCGATGGCTGTGTCCCAGGATGACGGCATCAAAACCTTCCCTGAATTTCCTTTTGGAAAATCTGCGCATTTTCTTCGCCAGGGCATGGGTAGTTTCTGCCGTCAACTCTTTACTCGCCCGGGAACTCACCTGGGCAATTCTCCAGAGTAATGCGATGGGCGTGGCCCGTTGCAGTTTGTATAAAAAACTGCTCCGGAGAAATTTTCTCAGCAGCAAATACCTCCGGTTGCGTTCGTCAACCGTGTCACCGTGAGAAATTAGAACACGACGACCTTCCAGATTGATAGTAGCCCAATCCGTTATCACCTCCACCCCCAACTGGCGCGCAAAATAATCGGCCAGAAAGAAATCATGATTTCCTTCGCACAGGTGGAGCCTGATGCCGCGCTCTTTCAGCTCCGCCAGCATTTCCACGATGTCCCGGAATTCCGGGTAAATGAAGCCTCCGGCGGAAAACCAGAAATCAAAAAAGTCCCCCAGGATATAAAGGTCATCAACGTCGGCTATGTTTCCCTGCCGGCCTTTAATATCACCCTGTCCGAGACTTGCTTTACCGTTCCCGTTAGTCTTTCCACGCAGGGAGCCCAGAAATTTCACGAGGTTCTGGTAACCATTCGTCTGTCGCGTGCGGAGATGGGCATCGGATATAAACAATATCTTCATGTTACAGGCAACCTGCTGAATTAGTAGATTTTTACCGAGATGCGTAAAACATCATCCAAGGTCGGCATCACATAGCATAAAAAGGCCGGCATCAAAAGACAAAAATAAAGCGATTGACCAAATACATAGCAATAACAAGGGAATCATCGCTTACTTAAGTTATTGATGCCCAAGCGCATGGG
This region of Deltaproteobacteria bacterium genomic DNA includes:
- a CDS encoding ATP-binding protein; amino-acid sequence: MPHYLSTSYAYAIPPILGCLVFFFLSLISLMRGRKNPANTLFAGLCFFGALINADVALVSLIVDKSVALKVDRGTYFFFVFSLPVFIQFVHAFIGIKRREWLEYLAYFCSLVFLFFTPSSLFISGLNTYSFGSIAQAGPIYRAFAVAAGLTVGYCFITLFFAIRKARNNELKNRIKYILGGIGLSIVLLILNILPVLGFAIYPAGNFSFIPGIFLALGVLKYDLLDIGAAIRRGTIYFILTVLLTLFYVAIIYVINSYLPLAGGNSIFLPFFLALLMVLLFDPIKQQVRRVIDNMFFRGRYDYQQLLKKISGEMATLLKLYQIRELLLHSISSTLQTSSIFLFLYDSGTARFIPYSEEETGEDVLGGITFDRNHPLVNFLEETAAPLSKIAVERMTPDHKLREQHLQFFNLLQATMVIPMLSGRRLVGMIALGEKKSGELFVHEDMELLTTIANQSVTAIENAHAYEEIEQLNVDLERKVVQRTASLRKTLEEKERTQKQLVQSESLAAIGQLVAGAAHELNNPLSSASSLIQSSLETISKAELSDAEVVDDLKFSLKELKRMGDIVRSLLDLSRQTQVYVEPVLVNLAIDDALRILYSQYKYLRVEIEKNYDENLPVIEGNFANLGQVFINVIKNAIQSLPNGHGRITLTTSYCQERDGVVITCQDTGKGIPTAQQKDIFKPFFTTKGVGEGTGLGLYISHEIIKLHGGSIDVTSEEGRGTAMIIELPCHRREA
- a CDS encoding flavin reductase family protein, whose amino-acid sequence is MKIETLALHGKELHNFFSSIVAPRPIAFISTVDAEGRYNAAPFSAFNYLTLNPPIVAFGAGRRGNKKKDTILNIEAVGDFVVNMVDENLAEAMNQAAAAYAPGIDEIKEVGLTALKSEMVKSPRIAEAPISLECRLVQILELGHKPTRSTIILGEVLMVHVKDNVLTQGKIDPLKAKIIARMGDNDIYCRTTDIFKMKRL
- a CDS encoding integration host factor subunit beta gives rise to the protein MTKSDLIAALAAKEQLTDKNAIDTINLIFSGFADTLKKGGRIEVRGFGSFTVREYKAYTGRNPRTGKDVKVRPKKLPFFKVGKELKDLVDRK
- a CDS encoding response regulator, yielding MIDLIVVDDEEGVRRSLRKVLEKDGYNVLLAENGEQAINIVGNNGRAIETVISDYKMPGLNGLETLTAIGHLNPEITRIMLTGYATMESAIEAVNAGIDGFLTKPFENSELKAKVREYNLKKRLKQFVSDQIITELQREGNNIRPRRQMVSVIFSDIRGFSAMAETMEPEDLGDMLNHRYFSPLDNIIFEFNGTLDKHIGDNIMGVFGAPVAYEDDAIRAVMSALQMRETMEIMNEKAGGSGRQIGIGIGISTGVAMAGIFGSSRKKEYTVFGPPVNLASRLEGLAKVNQILICEDTYRLVQQRVRAEIVALPPIKGIERRLDVYSVLEAI
- a CDS encoding EthD family reductase, encoding MYKVSVMYPNQKDCHFDLEYYRTKHMALAEKHLKPFGLLRTEVLRGISGGGGQPAPYVCIGNLYFDSADGYERGGAASGGVLRADIPNFTDVAPIRQISEILTVG
- the speB gene encoding agmatinase; its protein translation is MNYGGIDSHSSLADAKFVVVPVPYDLTSTYQSGSRRGPGAILDASANMELYDEELRQETYLAGIHTLVPLAADARGPEEMVASVREQITRVLVHGKIPVMLGGEHSISLGAVQAMQEKYPALSVLQLDAHADLRDSYQGSPYSHAAVARRIVEICPLVQVGIRSMSVEEAVFMAAGTVRTLTVDAIRADKSWQEKVLEYLSGDVYVTIDLDVFDPAIMPSTGTPEPDGLAWRDVISLLRELSRRRRIRGFDVVELAPVPGLVAPDFLAAKLVYRLMGYLTPDTVNI
- a CDS encoding UDP-2,3-diacylglucosamine diphosphatase, producing the protein MKILFISDAHLRTRQTNGYQNLVKFLGSLRGKTNGNGKASLGQGDIKGRQGNIADVDDLYILGDFFDFWFSAGGFIYPEFRDIVEMLAELKERGIRLHLCEGNHDFFLADYFARQLGVEVITDWATINLEGRRVLISHGDTVDERNRRYLLLRKFLRSSFLYKLQRATPIALLWRIAQVSSRASKELTAETTHALAKKMRRFSKRKFREGFDAVILGHSHRHLLETSTVNGAPRTLVLLGDWVRHYSYLCYEDGNFTLSTFRLPQKRF
- a CDS encoding bacteriohemerythrin, which encodes MRKFKHIHWESKFSVHVDEIDAQHQKLYDITNRMVDIYNNNPEDCLNIIHELVEYAVIHFRTEERILIKCEYSAYEEQFRAHEKFYDKVDVLLRDFKRQKKGLSLDIVTFLIDWIYTHTTSMDLKIGEYILTCGYQK
- a CDS encoding arginine decarboxylase, pyruvoyl-dependent, yielding MMFFTKGVGTHKEELHSFELALRDAGIEKCNLVQVSSIQPPHCKVISKARGLESLQPGAITYCVLSRCCSNEPRRLLAASVGCAIPTDKNAYGYISEHHSFGQTERQAGDYAEDLAAAMLASTLGIDFNIDESWDEKKEIFKISGKIVSTRNITQSSIVKNQGYTTVIALAVFVF
- a CDS encoding isoprenylcysteine carboxylmethyltransferase family protein, whose translation is MARLCDRIINFIYQKATMRGEHHGLLTVLGGLFFSGAILFIIFLALLSDKLLGLHAWPSSPSNLILSIPLLAAGIWLWLWSVLIFIKSKGTPVPLSPPPKLVDTGPYRHSRNPMLSGVFLMLFGVGFLFQLLSLVIIYTPLFIVLIFLEFKMIEEPELEKRLGAAYVEYRQKVPMFFPYPGHGKH